The DNA sequence GGCCACGCTCGGCGACCGTGCAGGCTGCATCGGTGCCGGGATGATGGCACAGGCGCTCATTGACAAGCGGGCGGAGACCGGCGGATGACGATCGTGACCGTCACCCCGAACCCGGCGCTGGATGTCACCTACCTCGTGGCCGCACTGCGCCCCGGCCAGATGCACCGAGTCCACTCCGTGGCGTCGCGTCCCGGGGGGAAAGGCATCAACGTCGCACGAGTACTGCACCGACTGGGTGTCCCAGTGCTCGTGACCGGTCTCGTCGGCGGCCCGGACGGTACGGCTCTGCGGGCCGGCCTGTATGAGCTCGGCATCGACGATCAGCTGGTCGACGCGGACATCGCCACCCGCCGCACAGTGACCGTCGTCGAGAACGGCTCGGGAGCCGCCACCCTGCTGAACGAACCCGGACCGGTGCTCGACGCCGACCAGTGGGACAGGCTGGCCACGCGTGTCACCGATCTGCTGCGGGCCGACGCCGAGGTCGTCACCTTCTCGGGTAGCCTCCCACCCGGTGTCCCTCCAACCGCACTCGCCGATCTGGCCAGCACCGTGACCGGCACCGGCGTCCCGGCGTTGGTCGACACCTCTGGCCCGGCGCTGACAGCAGTCGCCCAAGCGGCCGCCCACCGGCCAACCGACGGGGCCGCTGGCCGCCTCGTCCTCAAACCCAACGCCGAGGAGCTGGCTGAGGTCACGGGGCTCAGTGAGCCACGCCGCGCCGCGGCCAACCTGCGAGCCACCACCGGCGCTACCGTGGTGGTCTCGCTGGGCCCGGACGGGCTGCTGGCCGCCACACCTGAGGGCATCTGGTCCGCCCGGTTGCCCGAACCGCTCAGCGGCAACCCGACCGGCGCTGGTGACTCCGTCGTCGCTGCGCTAGCAATGGGCATACACAACTCCCTGAGCTGGCCGGAGACGCTCCGCTCAGCATGCGCGGTATCGGCCGCCACCGTCCTCGCGCCCGTGGCCGGCGAATACGAGCCGGCTGAATACCGGCGCCTGCGACATGCCGTAGACATCGAA is a window from the Phytoactinopolyspora mesophila genome containing:
- a CDS encoding 1-phosphofructokinase family hexose kinase codes for the protein MTIVTVTPNPALDVTYLVAALRPGQMHRVHSVASRPGGKGINVARVLHRLGVPVLVTGLVGGPDGTALRAGLYELGIDDQLVDADIATRRTVTVVENGSGAATLLNEPGPVLDADQWDRLATRVTDLLRADAEVVTFSGSLPPGVPPTALADLASTVTGTGVPALVDTSGPALTAVAQAAAHRPTDGAAGRLVLKPNAEELAEVTGLSEPRRAAANLRATTGATVVVSLGPDGLLAATPEGIWSARLPEPLSGNPTGAGDSVVAALAMGIHNSLSWPETLRSACAVSAATVLAPVAGEYEPAEYRRLRHAVDIEEVTL